From one Flavobacterium sp. N502536 genomic stretch:
- a CDS encoding mannose-1-phosphate guanylyltransferase — translation MQTNNSIVHVILTGGIGSRLWPLSRKSQPKQYLEIFENKSLFEMTVERNSHLANRVMVVGNVDNYHLSGKVMDKTQTSYINIVEATPRNTAAAIAFAAFASNPDDILIVTPSDHIIDKMEDYNNAIQEAVLKAKDGFIVTFGIIPTKPETGYGYIESKGDKVISFREKPNETTAKEFIAKGNFLWNSGMFCFKASVLLDELKQFQPDVYEKAKEVWEASKDGFLDLDLSLEIPSISIDYAVMERSKKIKVVPAAFSWSDLGSFESVYEYLVSNGHPVDTNGNMVIGCDSYTTFLGLKNTIFVHTDNANLILQKENSQDVKDIYSELERQNSDLLN, via the coding sequence ATGCAAACAAACAATTCAATTGTACATGTTATTTTGACCGGTGGTATTGGTAGTAGATTATGGCCATTGTCGAGAAAAAGCCAGCCAAAACAATATTTAGAGATATTTGAAAATAAATCTTTATTTGAAATGACAGTTGAACGTAATAGTCATTTAGCAAATAGAGTAATGGTTGTGGGAAATGTTGATAACTACCATTTAAGTGGTAAAGTTATGGACAAAACCCAAACATCGTATATTAATATAGTTGAAGCTACACCCCGAAATACTGCTGCTGCAATTGCTTTTGCTGCATTTGCATCAAATCCTGATGATATACTTATTGTGACTCCCTCGGATCATATTATTGATAAGATGGAGGATTATAATAATGCCATTCAAGAAGCAGTTTTAAAGGCTAAAGATGGTTTTATTGTGACATTCGGGATTATCCCAACAAAACCTGAAACAGGATATGGGTATATAGAATCGAAAGGGGATAAAGTAATCTCATTTAGAGAAAAACCAAATGAAACTACAGCAAAAGAGTTTATTGCCAAAGGAAATTTTTTATGGAACAGTGGAATGTTTTGTTTTAAAGCTAGTGTTCTTCTAGATGAACTGAAACAATTTCAACCAGATGTTTACGAAAAAGCAAAAGAAGTTTGGGAAGCAAGTAAAGATGGTTTTTTAGATTTAGATTTGTCATTAGAGATTCCATCAATTAGTATTGATTATGCTGTAATGGAGCGAAGCAAAAAAATTAAAGTGGTTCCTGCCGCTTTTTCATGGTCAGATTTGGGTTCTTTTGAATCTGTTTATGAATATTTGGTTTCAAACGGACATCCAGTAGATACAAATGGTAATATGGTCATAGGATGTGATAGTTATACAACATTTTTAGGATTAAAAAATACGATCTTTGTACATACAGATAACGCAAATCTAATTTTGCAAAAAGAGAATTCTCAAGATGTTAAAGATATATATAGTGAATTAGAAAGACAAAATTCAGATTTATTAAATTAA
- a CDS encoding nucleotide sugar dehydrogenase → MTEVDKKEYMLDGNIKIAVIGLGYVGLPLARLFATKYAVVGFDINEERVSSLKSGTDTTLEVDDETLQKVLVDNSNSQIGLYCTTSLNDIADCNYFVITVPTPVDKNNRPDLTPLYKSSESVGKILKKGDVVIYESTVYPGVTEEQCVPVLEKFSGLTFNKDFFAGYSPERINPGDKEHTVEKILKVTSGSTPEIGIKVDTLYKSVITAGTHLAPSIKVAEAAKVIENSQRDINIAFVNELAKIFNLMNIDTQEVLDAAATKWNFLPFKPGLVGGHCIGVDPYYLAQRAQEFGYHPEIILAGRRLNDSMGEYVASQVVKLMIKKGISVNGANLLMLGITFKENCPDVRNTKIVDVIKALKEYGIAVTLYDPLANIEEVRKEYKLETINSVPKEKFDAIVLGVAHKEFLKLEFSELQKENSLLYDVKGVLGTLADNRL, encoded by the coding sequence ATGACTGAAGTGGATAAAAAAGAATACATGTTGGATGGAAACATAAAAATAGCTGTTATCGGCCTAGGTTATGTTGGTTTACCTTTAGCCAGATTATTTGCTACTAAATATGCAGTTGTTGGTTTTGATATAAATGAAGAGCGAGTTTCTTCTCTAAAATCGGGTACAGATACTACACTAGAAGTAGATGACGAGACTTTACAGAAAGTTTTGGTGGATAATTCTAATTCTCAGATAGGCTTATATTGCACTACTTCACTTAATGATATAGCAGATTGCAACTACTTTGTGATAACTGTTCCAACTCCGGTCGATAAAAATAATCGCCCAGATTTAACTCCTTTATACAAATCGAGTGAGTCAGTTGGTAAGATATTAAAAAAGGGAGATGTTGTAATTTATGAATCTACAGTATATCCAGGGGTTACTGAAGAGCAGTGTGTACCAGTTCTAGAAAAATTTTCAGGATTGACATTCAATAAGGACTTTTTTGCAGGATATTCTCCTGAAAGAATAAACCCGGGAGATAAAGAGCATACTGTTGAGAAGATCTTAAAAGTAACTTCAGGATCAACTCCAGAGATTGGAATAAAAGTGGATACACTTTATAAATCTGTAATTACTGCCGGAACACATTTGGCACCTTCAATAAAAGTAGCTGAGGCTGCAAAAGTTATAGAGAATTCTCAACGGGATATTAATATAGCTTTTGTAAATGAACTAGCTAAGATATTCAATTTAATGAATATCGATACGCAGGAAGTATTAGATGCTGCTGCTACAAAATGGAACTTTTTACCTTTCAAACCAGGATTGGTTGGAGGCCACTGTATTGGTGTAGATCCATATTATTTAGCACAAAGGGCTCAGGAATTTGGGTATCATCCTGAAATAATTTTGGCAGGACGACGTTTGAATGACAGCATGGGGGAGTATGTCGCTTCTCAGGTAGTAAAATTGATGATTAAAAAAGGAATTTCAGTTAATGGAGCAAATCTTCTGATGCTTGGAATTACATTTAAAGAAAACTGCCCGGACGTTAGAAATACAAAAATTGTTGATGTAATCAAAGCGTTAAAAGAATACGGAATCGCTGTTACATTATACGATCCGTTAGCTAATATAGAAGAAGTTAGAAAAGAATATAAATTAGAAACTATTAATTCTGTTCCAAAAGAAAAATTTGATGCTATTGTACTTGGAGTAGCACATAAAGAATTTTTGAAATTGGAATTTTCAGAATTGCAAAAAGAAAATAGTTTATTATACGATGTAAAAGGAGTCTTAGGTACGTTAGCTGATAATAGACTATAA
- a CDS encoding UpxY family transcription antiterminator, whose protein sequence is MNWYVVYTKPKWEKKVADRLSQIGIECYCPLITQVKEWSDRKKKIEVPLFNSYVFVQLKDIDRNSVFQIAGVVRYLFWLGKPAIVRDEEINSIKASLKAPNISDISVTSIQAGDRIKIEAGVFSNQEAIVQEVSNTHYILVLESLGCVLKIKYK, encoded by the coding sequence ATGAATTGGTATGTTGTTTATACAAAGCCTAAATGGGAGAAGAAAGTTGCGGATAGACTGAGTCAAATAGGTATTGAATGTTATTGTCCACTAATCACTCAGGTGAAAGAATGGTCAGACAGAAAGAAGAAAATTGAAGTTCCTCTTTTCAATTCATACGTATTTGTTCAATTGAAAGATATTGATCGTAATTCTGTTTTTCAGATAGCAGGAGTAGTGCGCTATTTGTTTTGGCTGGGTAAACCTGCAATTGTTCGTGATGAAGAAATTAATAGCATAAAAGCAAGTCTTAAGGCTCCAAATATAAGTGATATATCAGTAACTTCAATTCAGGCCGGAGATCGGATAAAAATAGAAGCAGGAGTTTTTAGTAATCAGGAAGCGATTGTTCAGGAGGTTTCAAATACACATTATATATTGGTTTTAGAATCTTTGGGCTGTGTTCTTAAAATAAAATACAAATAA
- a CDS encoding UDP-glucose 6-dehydrogenase: MKITKICCIGAGYVGGPTMAVIAQKCPHIQVTVVDLNEQRIKDWNDPDTNNIPIYEPGLSEIVAEARGRNLFFSTEVEKAIDEAQVIFISVNTPTKTYGKGKGMAADLKYIELCARQIAKVAKQNKIVVEKSTLPVRTAEAIKSILDNTGNGVQFQILSNPEFLAEGTAVTDLLNPDRILIGGDTTPEGEVAINALVDVYANWVSKDKILTTNVWSSELSKLTANAFLAQRISSINAMSELCEKTGADVNEVARAIGMDSRIGPKFLKASVGFGGSCFQKDILNLVYIAKSYGLNEVADYWEQVIIMNDHQKKRFSNKIVQTLYNTVADKKITFLGWAFKKDTNDTRESAAIYVADDLINEQASIAVYDPKVSGNKIQNDLNYLETRSIEENKARVVTFDNAYEACKDAHAIAILTEWDEFTTYDWQRIYDSMHKPAFLFDGRNILNAKELESIGFIYNGIGS, from the coding sequence ATGAAAATTACAAAGATTTGTTGCATTGGTGCAGGTTATGTTGGAGGTCCAACAATGGCAGTAATTGCTCAAAAATGTCCACATATTCAAGTGACTGTTGTCGATTTGAACGAGCAAAGAATTAAAGACTGGAATGATCCTGATACGAATAATATTCCGATTTACGAACCGGGACTTTCGGAAATAGTAGCAGAGGCCAGAGGGAGGAATCTTTTCTTTTCAACAGAAGTAGAAAAGGCGATTGACGAGGCTCAGGTAATCTTTATTTCTGTAAATACCCCAACTAAAACCTACGGAAAAGGGAAAGGTATGGCTGCCGATTTAAAGTATATTGAATTGTGTGCCAGACAAATCGCAAAAGTAGCGAAACAGAATAAAATTGTTGTTGAGAAATCGACTTTGCCAGTGCGTACTGCCGAAGCAATAAAAAGTATTTTGGATAATACCGGAAATGGAGTGCAGTTTCAGATTTTATCAAATCCGGAATTTCTGGCCGAAGGAACCGCTGTTACGGATTTATTAAATCCTGACCGAATCCTGATCGGAGGTGATACAACACCGGAAGGCGAAGTGGCGATAAATGCTTTAGTTGATGTTTATGCAAACTGGGTAAGCAAGGATAAAATCTTAACCACCAATGTTTGGTCGTCAGAATTGTCTAAATTAACAGCGAATGCTTTTTTAGCACAACGTATTTCGTCCATAAATGCAATGTCTGAATTGTGTGAAAAAACAGGTGCTGATGTTAATGAGGTTGCTCGTGCTATTGGAATGGATAGCAGAATAGGACCTAAATTCTTGAAGGCATCAGTTGGTTTTGGAGGTTCTTGTTTTCAAAAAGATATTCTCAATTTGGTATATATAGCAAAATCGTATGGTTTGAACGAGGTTGCCGATTATTGGGAGCAGGTGATTATAATGAATGATCATCAGAAGAAAAGATTTTCGAATAAAATTGTTCAGACGCTATACAATACGGTTGCAGATAAAAAGATTACCTTTCTGGGCTGGGCATTCAAAAAAGATACAAATGATACCAGAGAATCTGCAGCAATTTATGTGGCTGATGATTTGATTAATGAACAGGCAAGTATCGCAGTTTATGATCCTAAAGTTTCCGGAAACAAAATACAGAACGATTTAAATTATTTGGAAACAAGGTCAATCGAAGAGAATAAAGCCAGAGTTGTAACGTTTGATAATGCTTATGAAGCTTGTAAAGATGCTCACGCAATAGCTATTTTGACAGAATGGGATGAGTTTACCACTTACGACTGGCAAAGAATATATGATTCAATGCATAAGCCGGCTTTCCTTTTTGATGGAAGAAATATCTTAAACGCGAAAGAACTGGAGTCAATTGGTTTTATTTATAATGGGATAGGTTCCTAA